The Apium graveolens cultivar Ventura chromosome 6, ASM990537v1, whole genome shotgun sequence genome contains a region encoding:
- the LOC141667928 gene encoding uncharacterized protein LOC141667928: MSSSAYAAAFNSLGLAYKTTKGAPGTGSGSADVEGGAESSAPRNVSDPGNASLAKDPDVQEISDEGPPSKKRKSAPGKPPRGKTVVSERVLCDSEGKGPDGAPVRIGTKSLADLAGFMSSIPSEEDWEEVEGYNMAAALKRVTGQWGQIGSAISICSDVAFTELKEANNRTKAEKMLSDSLRGELEEAREGFRVVETGLNEKLKDSETRADGLAQEVERLKAELAAKENLNKDAIIAEFKASDIYDFEVAQAGVPEVRRSWVVAERHIKTDPFASWDSFIQEFLAAKAAVEQGQGEPEPYDGPSPSFL; encoded by the exons ATGTCTTCTTCAGCTTATGCAGCGGCCTTCAACTCTTTGGGCTTGGCCTACAAGACAACAAAAGGGGCCCCAGGTACCGGATCCGGATCTGCGGATGTAGAGGGCGGTGCCGAATCTTCTGCTCCCCGGAACGTTTCTGATCCGGGTAACGCTTCTTTGGCCAAGGACCCGGACGTCCAGGAAATATCTGATGAGGGGCCTCCTTCGAAGAAGAGGAAATCCGCCCCGGGAAAGCCTCCCCGCGGAAAAACTGTTGTTTCCGAACGGGTCTTATGCGACTCGGAGGGTAAGGGCCCGGATGGGGCTCCTGTCCGGATAGGGACTAAGAGCCTTGCTGATTTGGCCGGATTCATGTCCAGTATCCCATCCGAAGAAGACTGGGAGGAAGTTGAGGGCTACAACATGGCTGCCGCCTTGAAACGGGTAACAGGCCAATGGGGGCAG ATTGGGAGTGCAATTTCCATTTGCTCCGACGTTGCCTTCACTGAGCTCAAGGAGGCTAATAACCGGACTAAGGCTGAGAAGATGCTCTCTGATTCCCTTAGGGGTGAGCTGGAGGAGGCCCGGGAGGGGTTCCGGGTGGTTGAGACCGGGCTGAACGAGAAGTTGAAAGACTCTGAGACCCGGGCTGACGGGCTGGCCCAAGAAGTTGAGAGGCTAAAGGCGGAGCTTGCTGCAAAGGAGAATTTGAACAAGGATGCCATAATTGCTGAGTTCAAGGCCAGCGATATCTATGACTTCGAGGTTGCTCAAGCCGGGGTTCCCGAGGTACGCAGATCCTGGGTTGTGGCAGAGCGCCATATCAAGACTGACCCTTTTGCTTCGTGGGATAGCTTCATTCAAGAGTTCCTTGCTGCGAAAGCTGCTGTCGAGCAGGGTCAAGGGGAACCGGAACCATATGATGGTCCGAGCCCCAGTTTCCTCTAG
- the LOC141664064 gene encoding F-box protein At1g61340-like: protein MAQNQELGFEYTSLSRSRSFGRKRVFVSHHLEVDSCFTTPNKKHCGVDSVMSLENSALDSLPQDILVRIICGVEHDDLKRLFDVSKSVRAATVIAKQWHFAYSTPTKKLAFKDPVEFENWGEVEAPNAPKQSRTQSRLNGKNQRLLSRRLFMELDTEI, encoded by the exons ATGGCTCAAAATCAAGAGTTGGGTTTTGAATATACCAGTCTTTCAAGGTCACGATCATTTGGTAGAAAGAGGGTGTTTGTATCTCATCATTTGGAGGTGGATTCTTGTTTCACTACTCCCAATAAGAAGCACTGTGGTGTGGATTCAGTTATGAGTTTGGAGAATTCTGCACTTGATTCCTTGCCTCAAGACATTTTG GTTAGGATTATATGTGGAGTGGAACATGATGATTTGAAGAGGCTTTTTGATGTATCAAAATCGGTTAGAGCAGCG ACTGTAATTGCAAAGCAATGGCATTTTGCATATAGTACTCCTACAAAGAAACTGGCATTTAAGGATCCTGTTGAGTTTGAGAATTGGGGTGAGGTTGAAGCGCCAAATGCCCCGAAGCAATCAAGAACGCAGTCTCGATTGAATGGAAAGAATCAACGATTGTTGTCGAGAAGATTGTTTATGGAGTTGGATACCGAGATTTAA